The Miscanthus floridulus cultivar M001 unplaced genomic scaffold, ASM1932011v1 fs_152_1_2, whole genome shotgun sequence genome segment gggctgACTCACCGCTGAGCCTTCTATCTCGGCGTTGTTCGACTTGACGCCGAGCCTatgaatcataaaatagaaagaaTAAAGTATTAAAGACCTATAAACCTTTGGTTTGcaatcctatttgcatgattcaaatgaaaaatctttctcaacgattcctcttctactaacacgagttatactaataagagtagacatgctatatttatgtttgttcctgcaggaaaaaccgattgttggttcgatttcaatcccctatttttagagagtcaaatctttttttcagtttgggaatcaaccatagtacatgaaacttagaggtacataaactgcaatttatgaaatagcgaatgcacaacgattacactcacatcaaaactaacaatggcatgtcgcaaactaaacctagcatgccttaggggattgaaagaaacaagtgatacagacattgcaaagggtacacactcacatgaaaactaacaatggcatgttgcaaactaaacctagcatgccttaggagattgaaaagaacaactcatacaagcattccacattcagattgactaacaaaggttggtcctaataatgctcccacatattgaactgagttgcgccttccccatagtatcctccagttgacggaggcggtggcggtgatggtggtggtggagaaggaggcccgtccttcttatggtacgggcactcgcagtacggattattgcatagtgcctcctctgcatcattgctattgtcgtcgtccgacttgtccctgttaccacttccagggccatactctaggtcaaagatgcgtccctatagatatgtgatgtactgttgatggggatagataggaggagggtcgacccatctagtgaagccacagttatctggacagcttgaatcctgaaaacccatctaccaataagtactacaagaaaccaaatgcaaatctaaaaaaggagagagttcaaatGAAATACAAATCCTTGtgggcatctgaagaaacgacggcctccaccgtcaTAGTCGTTGTACATCTACACAACGCAATCCAAACAGTGgcagcattttggccaatcttcaatgcgcttgtcgtatgatctaagaggtctctcacgggtgaagtcactcttcctctccaaaggaaattcctctattggttcttcaaaagaattaggacccagagaaccctcccacacaatcggaggtcccttcctcaccccctttcctctccctccgccgaaaccctttccactcgaggaacctccgctcgacatttcctaaaactaaaccagaaaacaagttgtgtggatgtggagcaaggCATGGaccactatatatagagatgaaggcaggttcaccatgaatgctactttacaaaaaacttgtgtgcgtactcatttattgaatctgcaaaggctagatgcttcatctgaaaagcctataaccatgactggtcatttcatctgaaaaggctacacctatgttttgtcacttcatctaaatgtagtacatcactctgatattaattcactgcatatacggatacaacagtaaacgaatctaggcttttcagtgagttttcaaatagacttttcattgactgcaatagtacttgtagccctttcaatgactgcaacagcacaagtagccttttcagtgatacaaacagtagcactacagtcttaggatagttaacgaagtacagggcataagaccatctgaaataaaagcatagtgcattacaacataataaaaaaaagtccagggaataagttcatctaAAATAAAAGCATAGTacattacaacatagtaaaaaaagtctagggctacacgacatcgctcgtgaataaactaaatacctactgagtgcaacgaggccactttcccttcctctaggcatcgggattctcctccatcgctgccttcgctcagcgcacacgctcaagcttcttctccctctccaccctgtacgcagcaacatgcctcctttcctcctcttccttatgctccttttctatagcctctagtctgcgtctctgctcaaacctctccttaacctccgcatcccactcctttaggccttctagatgctgcttgtccgactccttgatctcagtgtcaatccactgctcaaagtcacacagtggtggaacggtctgcaagaaaaacaaattgttacaaaacaaataaataagcaatacttaatatcacaagaaaattaattaacacacaataaaaattcctcacaaacgatgcacggcgttgttgctttgtaggttcccatgcataattgggacacatctagtacctctgtctatatgtttccttATCTTCAAAGATGTCTACCTTgtaaggatcaccacaaaagcacattggtcgaggaacaccttcagggagaggctttaggtcgtagggatttgccctctggcaaccatagctacaattgaaagaatttagtcatattaacgaagaaccaaacctaaacctagggttttctatttgttgcacagataatgaataaacattgggattaccttggaatacgagctttaccacgccttggcatcctaacattacgtagaaaaaaaatcaatccaaagtaccttgcaatgaatgtaaagctactaacactaaatcaccatacctcccaaataagcttttcattataaaccctaagcaaatttgaatcccaacaaacacaaaatttaactcaatgattataaaccataacatatacaacaacagcaacaaccatacatttgggtcattcaatcatttgaaccaccatacattgcacaaatgacatgaacatgaaccaaacctataatgccaagttcaaaaaaatgaatctaaatggatgaaatgaaagaggggaaagaggagtaccttggcaaaacgccttggtcttaaaaaattgaaatgtaatggccaacaaataaataaaatgcatactaaccctaatgaccaacaaataactaaccctaatgacacctacaataaacaaagaaccctaatgaccaaaataactagaaaccaaactaacctaacatgttcagcacataaaacagttaaacaacaatgcacttaATCATCCTAacccatacattttgcaaatgcaaacacaaatataccaaaacaccatacacccatgattccacatgattagagacaatgcaagcacatctacgcggatagattagaggaggggagggaccattacctcgaggaagcttcagGAGACAAGATCTGGGCACCTAGAGTTGCATTTGGGGGTTAGAGTTTCATGGGGGCCGTGGGGGATTTGGGAGCCGGCGGTCTTCAGAATTTGGGAGCCATgggggaatggaggaggggagggaagaagaagggggcctcggcctcaagggaccagacctcggcgttgagtcgggccgtgCCGAGGTCTGCGGCTCGGCATTTAGTGACCCCACGCCGAGCTACTGGGCCACCgtgcgttgttgggccgcctgggccgcgtgccggatggtgccaatagctcaGCGCGCCGTCCAGCCGCGCCAAGGTTGGGCCCTTGGCATTGGCTACCACGATGCCAACGTCTGGGACCCACGCGCCACCGTGTCACCGATGACCCCGGTCGTCCAtgacgtggcaatacctcggcgtcgtgtcactcaatgccgagcctcatatctcggcgtcatgtgctaagacacctaaaaatggtctattttcagaaaatgttttggcgtaggtatttttctaaaaattgttttcaaaagagaccaaaatacaaaaatttcactaCCACTGGTTTCCATCGGCGAGATAGAACCACGCACAAGGCTCCAAGAAGTTACCCTGAACTCACTCGGAGCCACCGCTATAACCAAACTAAGTAACTAACATATGTATGTAGAAAATGGTGTGGTTCCGATCCGGCACCGGTGCATACGAGTGTTTGGCGCGGGACAGGTGCTATTTGGGGCAGCAACGTATGTTAACTGGTGCCCTGAATTAGAGGTGGGCGGTGTCAGGCATCATTGAACGATGCTGCCAACCATTTGCTCTTCTTTGCGTTGAGGGCATAAGCATGTGCATTATGCCTGTTTGTTGAGGCAATGCCTTGTTAGGGAAAGCATGGTTTCAGAATCAACAACACAATAATAGATCTCCACATTCATGATCTTGCAGGTAAATAGTTGTTGGCAACTGGTGTCAGATAGCTAGGAGATTTTTTACCGTAGGGTTTATGTTTTCTCACCTATGGCGTAGGGGTAAAGCTCTTTACCATCTTAAAAGAAAAGATTTTCAATCAGGTGGTTTCTCTTTGGTCGGCCCACTTGCTTGGCCCTCGTCCACATTTGCATAACCAAACACATTAGCCctattagataatctactgcttccttgtgtgaacacatagCAAGGGAAGACAGCATCGAAAAGTCTCCctgttgtggtactgtagccgctataGAGGCAGATGCCGAACGGCTCACTTGCCGTattgtagccacatgcagggacaagcatagaagtcagtcctgctatgttatctagtcactgttgcagtaGGACAGCTGTACtatgactagatggatagagttgtatatacagtttgccactacaactcaacaaagagagttcagatttgccatctccaaTACAGggttccggccaacgctggtgcttgtactatgtgtgtatgctctgttctctctctagccatagtgtgtgtggtcagacaacgcttgttcatggttgacatagctagtgggtgcttggcaagactggtgagtggtcgactcacctaagccggtgatcctatgggctaacaagtggtatcaaagccgtacaAGCATCAtcgtcggactaaccgctggAGATAATGAATGATTTGAAAATGGGCGACCGCAGTGGCACTACTGTGGCTACCCAGCCATGACCGGAGGTTGTTGTTCGCATGGTGCGGAAGGTTAGTGGCACCAGTTGGCTGACgctgactcacaccaactatggagagtggtcggtgaccatgaaggtcaagcttagagcccgatggctctagaatgttgttgacaagggcaccgacaatgagaaagatgacatgtcagcgttggaggttaTCATCACTACTGTACCAACGGAGTATAGGtagccattgggggcgaagagctcagctaaggaggcgtgggaggctattacgGCGATGCGCGTCGATTCCGACTGCGCAAAGAAGGCAATGACCCAGCTtctaaagcaggagtacgccaacctcaagttcaaggatggtgaaatggtggaggacttctccctctgcctacagacgctcatcagcaagctaaagagccacggcgtcaccatcgacaaagaggaggcggtctccaagtacctccactccgtgctggcaaagtacatccagatcgctctctccatagagacgatgctggacttatccaccctcactattgaggatgtgataggtcaTCTGCGGGCGATGGACGAGCACTTAGAGTAGGCGACAACAACAAAGGACAATGTCAAACTGCTACTGATAGAAGAGGAGTGGTCTGCTCAGAGGAACTCCAGGACgatagcctcctccagccacggtggcgataGCAAATGCTGCTGTAAGGCTTCTTTAAAGAAGCAGCGGGTCAACCCCAACGCCTGTCGACGTTGTGGAAAGATGGGCCAttggcacgggagtgcccaaaacgcaagcaggagaagaaggctaaggctcatctagcgtaagctgatgatgatgatgccactatCCTGAtagcgacgttctgtgcactgcatgaTGTTGAgaccgaggagaaggaagaggcaacgatggtggaaggacctaggaaggccctgaaggctgtcaacctcaacGAACCACGTGCCCAAGTCCACTTCGGACATGTGGGcaccgaccaggagcagcggtggtacctagactctggtgccagcaaccacatgatgagctccaaggcatccttctccgagctcgacgatgatgttacTGGTAcgatgaagtttggtgatggctcaagggtggcaaccTAAGGGcgtgacaccatcatcttcatgtgccagaacagggagcaccgcgtgctaatggatgtatattacatcccacaattgcgttccagcatcatcagcattggtcagctagatgagcgcggtagcgaggtactgatcaaggacggagtccttaggattagGGACTAGGAGCAGTGACTTCtcaccaaggtgaagaggtccctaaaccaattgtacctgctcgacctaaaggtagagcagccgatgTGCCTGGTGGCAAGGCACACCAAGGAGCCGTGGCTGtagcatgcccggttcggacatctcagttTCAACccgcttggtcggctagagaagatggttcgagggctaccccacatcaagtaCGGAggtgagctatgtgacagctgtcTGGCCAGGAAGTAGAAGAGGCTATCATTcctaaaggcggccaagtatcgcgcgaaggacgCTCTCAAGCTCATCCACGGTGACCTCTGCGACCGATCACGCTAGCTACAAACGGTGTtcagcggtacttcctcctgctcatagatgattgcagtcgctacatgtggctgtaaCTCCTGATAGGCAAGGATGAAGCGATGGcagtgatcaagaagttcaagatacgcgcggaggccgagaacggcaagaagctccgcgtgctgaggactgatcgcggtggcgaattcactttggtggagttcgctACGTACTACATGGATCAGGGTAttgtgcgacaccacaccgtgccATACTCACCACAATAGAATGGCGTGGTGAAGAGGTGGAACCAGATAGTggttggcatggctcgatccatgatgaaagccaaaggcatgccggcaaggttttggggtgaggcggtgaacacgacggtgttcatcctcaaccgtgctccGACCAAGGCTCTAACGAGCAAGATgttgttcgaagcttggtatgggcacaagccgagcgtgtccttccttcggacattcagttgcatcggccacgtcaggaagacaaagccgatcctcaccaagctagaggacaggagcacaccgatggtgttcctaggctatgcggagggtaccaatgcataccggctctacgacccacgtggAGACAAGTTACTTGTCTCGCGCAATGTCATGTTCGCCGAGAAGGTAGCTTGGGACTAGACCAGTctgagcatgggggaagctagtggcttcaccagcaccttcgttctcgagcacttggtcatccatggtggtggagatgctggggaagaggtgTTGAGCACTTCAGgaggggtgctgagcactccagcaacagagccaagcactcctggggcagtgctGAGCACTttaggagggatgccgagcacttagGGAGGAGTGCCtagcactcctagagggatgccAAGCACACTAGGAGTGGTGCTGGGAGGTTTTGTAGTGGTGGCAACCACTCTAGGATGGGTGTCGAGCACTCCCAtagcggagccaagaggtcttgcagtggtgccgaccactccaagactaaggttgagcactcctatagtggtgccgagcactgcaggagTAGTGACGAGCTGTCCAGGAGTAGTGTCGAGCACTACAGGTGCTGTGCCAAGCACTCCGAtgaaacagggaactccatcaatgtcgatcgagttcgcctcacctctaagtgacatcactgagtttatGGATGCCTttcacgaaggtgaggaggtgtggttccataggctagatgacatcatcgatggcacagggccctcaggactggctggtcggctgctcaatgaccaagagctgctgctcgttagtgcagaggaaccacccacgctTGCGCTGGCCGAGCGCGACAAAAACTAGCGacaggcgatgctggaggagatgaaggcgatcgaggaaaatgagacatggtagttcgtcgatccacctccaggatgccgtccaatcagcctaaagtgggtgtataaggtcaagcgggatgagctcgGTGCCATTGTTAAGCATAAGGCGTGCCTCATTGCCCAAGGCTTTGTTCAGcacgagggcatagacttcgagaaAGTCTTTGCACCagtactagccttggcagcaacaAAGGACTAGCGCGTCCATCATTTGGATGTTAAATCGGTCTTCCTCAACAGTGAgctagcggagacggtcttcatcaggcaacctccaggttttgccgtcaagggagaggagcatagggtgctccgactgcgcaaggtgcTCTACGGGCTACTATAGGCCCCACGatcatggaacgccaagcttgacgccacgctaggCGAGCTTGGATTctagcggtgcgcaaccgagcacgcgctctacacgtagcgatgggggaaggaggagctcgtcgtcgacgtGTATATGGACGACTTGATCCTCACTAGCatgcgcacggaggacatcaatagcttcaagcgtgagatggtggcTCGTTTTTTATTGAGTGATCTcgacgcactctcctactacctcggcatcgaggtgagacaggggaaggaggaactcatgctcgatcagagcgcgtatgcctcgaagctaTTAGAGCGGggtggcatggctgagtgcaagccatgcgtgactctgatggaggagcggctgaagctgacgaaggccagtaccacggcgaaggtggatgcaacactctacagGAGCATCATcgacggtctgcgctacctagtccacatgaggtcaGACATTGCGTTCGTTATGGGCTACGTTAGTCACTTTATGGAGGATCcttgagaggatcactgggctatagTGAAGCGGCTAATATGCtacatcaaggggacggtggatcaggggatcatctttcCCAAAACCAGCGGGGGTAGGCTACAACTCACTAttttcagcgatgcagacatggcggggaacatcgacggacgacggagcaccttaGACGTGCTCGTCTTCCTTAGGTCGGCTTCAATTtgatggttgtcgctgaaacagaaggcgGTGGCGCTGTCTacatgcgaggcagagtacgtagcggtggccacagcagcgtgccaagttgtgtggctgcgccggctgctgggcgagctgactggcgtggaagctcacccaccagcactgatggtggacaaccagcccgccatcgccctcgcgaagaatccgattctgcacgaccggagcaaacacatcgatgtgaagttccactttctcagggactgtgtcgatggagggcagatcatcatcgagttcgtcaaaactggtcggcaactcgcggacgtcctcaccaagccgcttggacgccttcgactcacggagttgaaggagatgatcggcatggaggggtacaagggatagcagtaggattagggaaagaattgttagataatctactactttcttgtgtgaacacacagcaagggaagacgaCGCCGAAAAGACTCCCTGCTAcagtactgtagccgctgtagaggcaggcgccgaacggctcacctaccgtactgtagccacatgcagggacagacGTAGAAGttagtcctgctgtgttatctagtcactgttgcagcagggcagctgtactaggactagatggatagggttgtatatatagtttgccactgcaactcaataaagagagttcagatttaccaTCTCCAATATAGggttccggccaacgctggtgcttatactgtgtgtatgctctgttctccctcttcttctacctctagccatagtgtgtgtggtcggacaacgcttgttcgtggtcgatatagctagtgggtgctcggcaacactagcgggtgctcgacaagactgacgggtggtcgactcacctgaaccggtgatcctgtgggctaacaggcCAGCCAATTTTGATTCTACCTTTATTCAGTCAGCGAGCCATGCATGTTCTTCAAATCAAATCTGAAAACGCCGGGTGCCTGAATTTCTAGATTGGTACCAAACTACTAGTACCAATTACCaagcatgtgtgtgtgtgtgtctctccCTCTCTCAGACCCACAAACAAATATGGAATCCGACAATGAGTTTAGATCGTGTCTTCTCATCTTCAGGAAAAGGAAAATAGCTGTGTTCCGAACCAGGAATTCTTTTTGCATTTTGTTATATGCCTTTTTGTCATCAGAGTTCACTTTCTATCTACAAATAAAGAGACTCAGAACCGAGTAACAGCAAAACACAAATTACATTACCTGAAGAAACATGTAGTACAAGCACGCAACTTACTGCCCAGGAAAGTGCGGTTTCGAACGAATTTTATTTTGACGGTTGATGGGTTCCTCACAAGCTACACACAGGACGTAGATGCGTGTGTACTAAACCAAGGGGATCGGGTGAATCCACCCCGACCACCTAACAAACGTCTATGCCGGGGGTTTGATCCCTTGATTATTTTCACCTCATTTGGCAGTTTTTTAGAGAGCTAGATTGACACAGAGAATGTATGCACGCATGCTCTGGTTACAATCACAATGTAAATTACTAAACTGTATGAAAAAATACATTCTCCTATCGgaccgtaccataggctctgttTGAACCTATAggactaacaactacttaactaatTTTTAATCTCTAAGTATCCAAACAAGCAGACTAATTATTAGTCCCATCATGAACTAGTTATTAGTCCATTAGTCCATATATAGGAGCCAATAGAACTAATTGTTAGCCCTAATCCATCTAAATAGGCTCATAGTACACCAATATATATGGCAGTATAGTTATATAGAAATAGACAATTTATAAACAACAAAAGTAGCACACTAAAATATACTCTGTCTCCACCCTAAAGTATAAGGGATTCAGACGATTTTCAAACAAAATAAGAAGTTTGGCCAAAGACCACCTTGCCCCCTGGCTAATTATGATGGAGTTGTTAAGTTGTTATTTTCCTTAGTTACATGTTGTCTTTTAAGATGACACCAAGTTTATAAGGAATCTCAATATTTCCTATCAAAAAGACAAAGAAGAAAGGGGGCTA includes the following:
- the LOC136530522 gene encoding uncharacterized mitochondrial protein AtMg00810-like, which translates into the protein MDDLILTSMRTEDINSFKREMVARFLLSDLDALSYYLGIEVRQGKEELMLDQSAYASKLLERGGMAECKPCVTLMEERLKLTKASTTAKVDATLYRSIIDGLRYLVHMRSDIAFVMGYVSHFMEDP